In Antechinus flavipes isolate AdamAnt ecotype Samford, QLD, Australia chromosome 3, AdamAnt_v2, whole genome shotgun sequence, a genomic segment contains:
- the LOC127557181 gene encoding WD repeat-containing protein 82-like, with translation MKLTEESLSSFQVAKVFHENSDKINCFDYSPNGQAVVSSSDDDSIVLYDCREGRPQRTLYSKKYGVDIVKYTHALDTALCSSNKIDDTIRYLSLQYNKYIRYFPGHDKRVVSLSMSPVDETFISASLDKTIRLWDLRVPNCQGLMSLQGKPLCAFGPEGIIFAAGVNSEIVKLYDLRSFDKGPFSNFKMQPDKTCEWTGLKFSNNGKRILITTNGNFIHLIDSFNGVVVHSFRGYNNNKADAVEGCFTPDSQFIMTGSDNGKIHVWNGESGIKMAVLNGIHSGPITCLQFNPKFMTFASTCSKMVFWLPTIDDS, from the coding sequence ATGAAGCTGACAGAGGAGTCCCTGAGTAGTTTCCAGGTAGCCAAGGTGTTCCACGAGAACTCAGACAAGATCAACTGCTTCGATTATAGTCCCAATGGGCAGGCAGTCGTCTCTAGCAGTGATGACGATTCCATTGTCCTGTATGATTGTAGAGAGGGCCGACCCCAGAGAACTCTGTACAGCAAGAAATATGGAGTGGATATTGTCAAATACACTCATGCCCTGGATACTGCTTTGTGCAGCTCCAACAAAATAGATGACACTATCCGTTACCTGTCCTTGCAATACAATAAATACATCCGATACTTTCCAGGCCATGACAAGAGGGTGGTATCCTTATCTATGTCACCAGTTGATGAAACATTTATCTCCGCATCTTTGGATAAAACCATCCGACTCTGGGATCTCCGAGTCCCTAACTGTCAGGGCTTAATGTCTCTTCAGGGAAAGCCACTTTGTGCTTTTGGCCCAGAGGGAATCATTTTTGCTGCTGGGGTAAATTCTGAAATTGTGAAACTTTATGATCTTCGATCTTTTGATAAGGGTCCATTTTCAAACTTCAAGATGCAGCCGGACAAGACCTGTGAGTGGACAGGTCTAAAATTCAGCAATAATGGCAAACGCATCCTCATAACTACCAATGGCAACTTTATCCATCTAATTGATTCATTTAATGGAGTAGTGGTACATTCTTTCAGAggatataacaacaacaaagctgATGCTGTGGAGGGCTGTTTCACTCCAGATTCTCAGTTTATCATGACTGGCTCTGACAATGGCAAGATTCATGTCTGGAATGGAGAAAGTGGAATAAAGATGGCTGTGTTAAATGGAATACATAGTGGCCCTATAACCTGTTTGCAATTCAACCCCAAATTCATGACTTTTGCCAGTACCTGTTCCAAGATGGTGTTCTGGCTGCCCACCATTGATGACTCATAA